In Glycine max cultivar Williams 82 chromosome 4, Glycine_max_v4.0, whole genome shotgun sequence, the genomic stretch TACCAACCAAGTTGTgacatctttaaaagaagatgcTCAAGTGTACATGACCCTGTCTAACCTGGAAGTAGAGACAAAGGTTTCCATGGGCGACCTCCCTGTTGTCAGAGAGTTTCCTAAAGTGTTCCCTGAGGATATATCTGGtttaccacctgagagagagatagagttttcCATAGACCTAGTACCTGGTATTGGACCCATATCCATAGTCccttataggatgtctcctATAGAGTTAGCAGAGCTTAAGAAGttagaggagttgttggataagtAGTTCTGAGACCTAATGCGTCTCCATGGGGAGCACCAATGCtgttagtgaagaagaaagatgggaccatgaggttgtgtgtagactaccggcagtTGAAAAAGGTGACGATTAAGAATAAGTACCATTTGCCTAGGATAGACGACCTTATGGACTATCTTGTAGGAGCTTGAGTGTTTAGCAAGATAGATCTTAGGTCAGGTTACCATCAGATATGAGTGAAGTCTGAGGATATTCCGAAGACTGCTTTTAGGATCCGTTATAGTCACTACGAGTAACTAGTCATGCCCTTCGGTGTGACTGCTGCTTCTGGTGTGTTTATGGATTACATGAATAAAGTCTTTCATCGTTACCTTGATAGTTTTGTGGTAGTattcatagatgatattttggtatactccAAGACTATAGAGGAATATGAGGagcacttgaggattgtgttgTAGACCTTTAAGGACTGGCAACTttatgctaagttgtccaaATGTGAgttttggttggagaaagttAGTTTCCTAGGGCATGTGATATCTCAAGGAGGTATAGTTGTAGGGCCCTAGAGTGGGAGAGTCCCAAGTTTGCTTTTGAGAGTAAGAGTTTTCTGGGTTTAGCAGGATATTACCGGAGATTCATAGAAggttttgtagaagcaagcttcatgatgaatcaagattgattcaaagaagttttgatgataacaaaggtgatgacaaaaagctcaaagatcaagaacaattcatgataaaaaatatgatgatctcaagaattaaagaatgagttcaagatgttcaagattgaatcaagaacacttcaaggttcaagaggagatttgatttcaaaaatcaagaatcaagattcaaggttcaagcttccaagaatcaagatcaagattcaagactcaagattcaagaatcaagagaagaatgaatcaagtatgaaaaagttttttcaaaaactgagtagcacatggatttttctcaaaacatgtttaccaaagaatttttactctctggtaatcgattaccagattgttgtaatcgattaccagtagcaaaatgtttttgaaaaagttttcaactaaatttacaacgttccaattgatttcaaaaagttgtaatcgattacaatgttttggtaattgattacgagtgtgcttgaacgttgaaattcaaattcaaaatgtgaagagtcacattctttcacaaaaaagctttgtgtaatcgattacactgatttggtaatcaattaccagtgatagtttctgaacaaatcaaaagatgtaactcttcaaatagtttttgactttttcaaattggttttaagtttttctaaaagttataactcttctaatggttctcttgaccagacatgaagattCTATAatagcaaggctttgttttgcatttcaatgaTCTTGAACAACCTTTAcaatctttgaatctctttgaacttcttcttcttcttccttgtgccaaaagctttccaaacttttctagttttctaaaccttgaaaacttgtgctattcattcttttcatctcttctccctttgccaaaaagaattcgccaaggactaaccgcctgaattctttttgtgtctctcttctcccttttccaaaagaacaaaggactaaccgcctgaattcttttgtgtctcccttctcccttgtcaaagaattcaaaacgacccagtctgagaattcttttgattcttccctttcccatatacaaaagatttcaagggactaaccgcctgagaattcttttgtatccccattcacaaaggtttaaccgcctgagatctttgtcttaacacattggagggtacatcctttgtggtacaagtagaaggtacatctacttgggcttgactgagaacaagagagggtacatcttttgtggatcagttctagtggagggtacatccactaggttgttcaaagagaacaatggagggtacatcccttgtggatctttgcttgtaaaaggatttttacaaggtttgaaaagaaatctcaaggaccgcaggtcgcttggggactggatgtaggcacgggttgttgccgaaccagtataaaaactcttgtgtattTGTCtgcttcttccctactcttttaatttccactgtgcatttaatttccgcttttagttttggttaagtttctcttctactctttattcacttaacaacatagtaaaagccttagaagagtaattttttagttagtaaaggtttaggaataattaattcaaccccccccccccttcttaattattctgaggccacttgatccaacaaatggtatcaaagcaggtttcttgtagaaagtttaaccacttcaagattaatggcctctttagattctttgtctctcaaaagtattttcaggaacttgttattccaagatcatgatgaagaccaagtcaacttgtgtctcatgacaaaatctgatgagaataacaaagaagattCGGTAAGGATGAAGTGGTGCatagacagtggatgttccaagcatatgacgggagatgtatccaaattcataaccatttcccccaagaaaagtggacacattacatatggtgacaacaacaaaggcaaaattattggagtcggtaaaataggtacgagttcttctattcctattgaaaatgtgttgcttGTTGAAGGATTGAAGCATAgcttattaagtgttagtcaattatgtgatagaggatataaagtatcttttgattctgaaaaatgtgttattaagcatgagcatgacaaagatattgaacatataggttttagagaaaataatgtttacatgattgatttaaaacaaaaatctgaaaatgatagatgctttttaagtaaagattgtgatccatggttatggcataagagaattggtcatattaacatggatcatctaaatagattaatttcaaaagatctagttattggtttgcctaaattaaaatttgaaaaagataagttatgtgatgcatctcaaaaaggtaaacaaacaaaagtatcttttaaatctaaaaatattgtttccaccactcaaccattgcaattattacacatggatttgtttggaccatctagggtcatgagttttggtggaagttactatgcattagtaattgttgatgactattctaggtatacttggactttatttcttactcataaaaatgatgcatttcatgcatttagaagacttgccaaagtcattcaaaacaaaaagaatctcaaaattatctccatcagaagtgatcatggaggtgaatttgaaaacaatgattttgaaatgttttgtgatgaatatggcatagaacacaacttctctgcacctaggacaccccaacaaaatggagtagtagaaaggaaaaatagagccctagaagaaattgctagaactcttttaaatgacgcacctcttccaaaatacttttgggcagaagcggttaacaccgcatgttatattatgaacagaGCCTTAATCAGAcctattcttaagaaaaccccatatgaacttttcaacaatagaaaaccaaacattgcacatttacatgtttttggatgtaaatgttttgttctaaacaatggtaaagaaagtctaggaaagtttgatgctaaggcagatgagggtatcttccttggatattccttacatagtaaagcatttagaatatacaacaaaagaaccatgacaattgaggaatcagtacatgttacttttgatgaaactaatattacctccccgagaaaggagtttcttaatgatattgcagatactttggaagatacacaaaatgaagaaagaaatctgaaaagaaaaagagatgatgaagacaaggatgatcaagatgacacaacacaagaaaatgataatcttcccaaagaatggaaaacttcaagaaatcatcctcttgacaacatcatcggtgatatctcaaaaggggtaacaactagacactctcttaaatatttatgcaataatatgacatttgtttcattaatagatcctaaaaactttaaggaagctattatagatgaccattggatagtagctatgcaagaagaattaaatcaatttgaaagaaatgatgtatgggaattagtagaaaaaccttcagattatccaatcataggaactaagtgggtatttagaaataaattggatgaaaacGGTATAGTAATTCagaataaagctagacttgtagcaaaaggatataaccaagaagaaggtatagactatgaagaaacttttgcacctgtagctagattagaagccattaggatgttattagcatatgcatctattatgaattttaaactatatcaaatggatgtcaagagtgctttcttaaatggtctaattcaggaggaggtatatgtggaacaacctcctgggtttgaagaatcacaaaaactagaccatgtctataggttaaagaaggcactttatggcttaaaacaagcacctagggcttggtatgaaagattaagtaaattcctattagaaaagaattttactagagggaaagtagataccaccttattcataaaaaagaaggataatgatatcttgttagtacaaatttgttgatgatataatttttggatctactaatgaatctttgtgcaaggagttttctattgatatgcaaagtgaatttgagatgtccatgatgggtgacttaaattacttttttggactacaaatcaaacaaacaaatgatggaatctttgtcaaccaagcaaaGTATTGCAAATAACTCATCAAGAGATTTGgaatagaaaactcaaaacacttggctacccCTATGAACACCAGCTGttatcttgacaaagatgaatccagtcaacctgttgatccaaagcaatacagaggtatgattggatctctactttacttatctgcaagtaggccatacattatgtttagtgtatgcatgtgtgcaagatttcaatcaaatccaaaattcacatttaatggcagtaaaaagaatcataagatatctattaggaacagttagtttaggattatagtaccctaagaattctttatgcaatctagtaggatactcagattcggattttgctggatcaaaaacagataggaaaagtactagtggtacatgtcaattcatagaATCTGCAtttgtttcttggaatagcacgaaacaaaatagtgtagcattatccacagcagaagcagaatatatttctgctggtagTTCTTGTGCACAAATTatgtggatgaagcaacaattatctgattatggaatagtattagatcacattcctataaaatgtgataacataagtgccataaacatatctaaaaatccagttcttcactctagaaccaaggatatagaaattaggcatcattttattagagatcatgttctaaaaggtgatgtttttttagaatttgtagatactaaaaatcaacttgcagacattTTTACAAAACCACTAAGTAAGGATACCTTCTAcaacattagaagagaattaggactgtTAGATGCCAGTGACTTATCCAAATaatctatattattatgatatttgaacaatttactatttctttatttgcatggtatgtttgaacaaatattaattatgttatttgacAATGTGGTTTTTATATATGATCTATTTATGATTCTTGCTTCAtggttcttgcttcatgatttggtttataTTGTTCCATGAATGTTGTATGGATGCTTAGTTGTATTTGCATGCTTCAAAtttgttacgcactttggctttttgttgatgccaaagggggagagaaatagggattaaatcaagaattcacatgagtaatcaacttaatcttaagagaagcataaattcaaaaacaaagggggagaatggaaatttatgagagtgatcgactaggaaaaagtgtgtgtgtgtgtttcatgatttcagaagttgtcatcatcattaagggggagattgtagaagcaagcttcatgatgaatcaagattgattcaaagaagttttgatgataacaaaggtgatgacaaaaagctcaaagatcaagaacaattcatgataaaaaaagatgatgatctcaagaatcaaagaataagttcaagatgttcaagattgaatcaagaacacttcaaggttcaagaggaaatttgatttcaagaatcaagaatcaagattcaaggttcaagcttccaagaatcaagatcaagatgcaagactcaagattcaagaatcaagag encodes the following:
- the LOC102668418 gene encoding uncharacterized protein — translated: MVVETPTSGSMLTSNVRLNCPVEISSKTFLIDLICLPLSQIDVILGMDWLSSNHVLLNCFDKTLVFDDFGVSKDKMFISTNQVVTSLKEDAQVYMTLSNLEVETKVSMGDLPVVREFPKVFPEDISGLPPEREIEFSIDLVPGIGPISIVPYRMSPIELAELKKLEELLDK